One genomic segment of Synechocystis sp. LKSZ1 includes these proteins:
- a CDS encoding BrnT family toxin codes for MQFEWNPSKANSNLKKHGVSFGEASTVFNDPLSVTFPDTDHSYGEERYVIIGLSHTNRVLVVSHTDRADRVRIN; via the coding sequence ATGCAGTTTGAATGGAATCCCAGCAAAGCAAACTCAAACTTAAAAAAGCATGGTGTTTCATTCGGCGAGGCATCTACTGTTTTCAATGATCCTTTATCTGTGACATTCCCTGATACAGATCACTCTTATGGTGAGGAGCGTTACGTTATCATTGGTTTATCTCATACGAATCGTGTTCTAGTGGTCTCACACACAGATCGAGCAGATCGGGTTCGGATTAATTAG
- a CDS encoding Rho termination factor N-terminal domain-containing protein → MQQDIGTLLHIYLDEIKPGQPTQAHRFLITSSAKAINEAGGRNWMPVIVKQTGAESFQAIANTFILAAAEEAGINKVWCIIADDTEATQNCAQLLAQEKIPRINLTTASREEIKLGLDYLIRRPVNPLVGVTLATALEKIDVPQRQSWKASLNEITGLKCAITKGKKLDIFKEVFYAEPPKVLKPSINLTTASREEIQSGLEYLVHHSDNPLPTLNIATALDKLDVPERQYWQESLTEVVSLKCGITKGKKLDSFKEVFYTTPLVKPEPSLDELPITQLRKLAQEKGIPGTSRMKKADLLKVLGDI, encoded by the coding sequence ATGCAACAAGATATTGGAACCCTACTACATATTTATTTAGACGAAATTAAACCGGGCCAACCGACACAAGCCCATCGCTTTTTGATTACCAGTTCGGCTAAGGCCATTAATGAAGCCGGTGGACGAAATTGGATGCCAGTCATTGTTAAACAAACTGGCGCAGAATCCTTTCAGGCCATAGCCAATACTTTCATTTTGGCGGCCGCTGAAGAAGCCGGTATTAATAAAGTCTGGTGCATTATTGCCGATGATACTGAAGCGACTCAGAATTGCGCTCAACTCTTGGCCCAGGAGAAAATCCCCAGAATTAATTTGACGACGGCTAGCCGCGAAGAAATTAAACTCGGCCTAGATTATTTAATTCGTCGGCCCGTTAATCCCCTTGTTGGCGTTACCTTAGCCACCGCTTTAGAAAAAATTGATGTGCCTCAGCGCCAGTCCTGGAAAGCCAGCCTAAACGAAATTACGGGTCTGAAATGCGCCATTACCAAGGGGAAAAAATTAGATATTTTTAAAGAGGTCTTTTATGCAGAGCCACCTAAAGTTCTTAAGCCATCAATCAACCTAACCACTGCTAGTCGAGAGGAAATCCAATCAGGCTTGGAGTATTTAGTCCATCATTCTGATAATCCTCTGCCAACCCTTAACATTGCAACCGCTTTAGATAAATTGGATGTTCCAGAGCGTCAATACTGGCAGGAAAGCCTCACCGAAGTTGTGAGCTTAAAGTGTGGAATTACAAAAGGCAAAAAACTAGACAGTTTCAAAGAGGTTTTTTATACAACCCCTCTCGTCAAGCCTGAACCATCATTAGATGAACTTCCTATTACTCAATTGAGAAAGCTAGCTCAGGAAAAAGGTATCCCTGGAACCAGCAGAATGAAAAAAGCAGATCTACTCAAAGTCTTAGGTGATATCTAG
- a CDS encoding ParA family protein — protein sequence MAHTSLQQAWLNLAPGALEPMIADHLVIPEMLKLFGFTFQRGEIVKEYPTGLGAQKVDIAARKNNGIDNFSHSLKAPSLIVELKRRSKNISPNTAEYLSLVRQLKGYLDPEAINCSQAKWGIITNADRIQLFRRHGKVIYPFTNNIELNAGNIDEKIYLLKDYIENNCNSLVIALYNNKGGVGKTTTTINLASILSLPSAKGGFGKKVLVVDFDPNQKDLTEILGIKPGKVKLLDFLKDSNSKDYAIDDLISPYPIKLKDGKWYRFFDVIPADEGFLEVPPSSLPSILYKGSLGKILSRVKNKYDYILIDAPPGSNYFTKEAIIASDVVLMPSKHNGLASLNNAATAMKDILPQLGQERRVYSPELADPTPLPIFFNGEQMTPAQEKQAREEINKIIDNVMQSDKIDLTPFFFPKKTEMVKNEEIFNLPNIAHISSAHFSRRPAALTNQLAFVAYKRFVEEYFI from the coding sequence ATGGCACACACTTCTCTCCAACAGGCCTGGCTAAACCTAGCACCAGGAGCACTCGAGCCGATGATTGCTGATCACTTGGTCATTCCAGAGATGCTAAAACTCTTTGGCTTTACGTTTCAAAGAGGTGAGATTGTCAAAGAGTATCCAACTGGTTTGGGAGCACAAAAAGTTGATATTGCCGCCCGAAAAAATAATGGCATAGATAATTTTTCTCACTCTCTAAAAGCTCCTTCTCTGATTGTAGAACTAAAGAGACGAAGTAAAAATATCTCCCCTAATACTGCTGAATACTTATCTTTAGTAAGACAATTAAAAGGATATTTAGACCCAGAAGCTATCAATTGTTCTCAAGCAAAATGGGGAATTATAACAAATGCAGACCGTATTCAACTCTTTCGTCGCCATGGTAAAGTCATTTATCCCTTTACAAATAACATTGAATTAAATGCCGGGAATATTGATGAAAAAATATATTTACTCAAAGACTACATCGAAAACAATTGTAATTCTCTTGTCATCGCTCTCTACAATAATAAGGGAGGTGTCGGTAAAACAACAACAACCATTAATTTAGCTTCAATATTGTCGCTTCCCTCTGCCAAGGGCGGATTTGGGAAAAAGGTTTTAGTTGTAGATTTTGATCCCAACCAAAAAGATCTGACAGAGATTCTTGGTATTAAACCAGGAAAAGTCAAATTATTAGACTTTCTTAAAGATTCAAATTCAAAAGACTATGCAATTGATGATCTGATCTCTCCCTATCCAATAAAACTTAAAGATGGTAAATGGTATCGTTTTTTTGATGTCATTCCTGCTGATGAAGGTTTTTTGGAAGTTCCCCCCTCATCTTTGCCCTCAATTCTTTATAAAGGGTCGCTTGGAAAAATTCTAAGCAGAGTTAAAAATAAATACGACTATATTTTAATTGATGCTCCTCCAGGCTCAAACTATTTTACCAAAGAGGCAATTATTGCGTCAGATGTTGTTTTGATGCCATCCAAGCATAACGGATTAGCATCGCTGAATAATGCCGCTACGGCGATGAAGGACATTCTTCCTCAACTGGGTCAGGAACGCCGTGTTTATTCACCTGAGTTAGCTGATCCGACACCTTTACCTATCTTTTTTAATGGGGAGCAAATGACACCGGCTCAAGAAAAGCAAGCGAGGGAAGAGATTAACAAAATCATTGACAATGTGATGCAATCTGACAAAATAGACTTGACTCCCTTCTTCTTTCCCAAGAAGACAGAAATGGTAAAAAATGAAGAAATTTTCAATTTGCCCAATATAGCCCATATTTCTTCAGCTCATTTTTCCCGTCGTCCAGCAGCGCTTACCAATCAGTTAGCTTTTGTCGCCTATAAACGATTCGTCGAGGAGTATTTCATCTAA
- a CDS encoding SH3 domain-containing protein, which translates to MRSKLSRSSEPVSRIVYEEEVVVLEKSADGEWVKIWAGVQEGWVLLKNLERM; encoded by the coding sequence TTGCGGAGTAAGCTAAGTCGTAGCTCAGAACCAGTCAGTAGGATAGTCTACGAAGAAGAGGTCGTTGTTCTAGAAAAATCTGCTGATGGCGAATGGGTGAAAATCTGGGCCGGGGTTCAGGAAGGCTGGGTTCTGTTGAAAAATTTGGAGAGAATGTGA
- a CDS encoding endonuclease domain-containing protein, protein MTIIFNQASEKEKRRQLRQNPTKAESIVWQYFKGKKIANCKFRRQYSIGPFVVDFYCPELKLAIEIDGESHDSLEAQAYDLNRQQYIEAFGISFLRFTNQQIYENAESVMMSIVDHVNYLRKKMSMLHHQALENEC, encoded by the coding sequence ATGACTATAATTTTCAACCAAGCCTCCGAAAAAGAGAAAAGGAGACAGCTACGCCAAAATCCAACCAAAGCAGAGAGCATTGTTTGGCAATATTTCAAAGGTAAAAAAATTGCGAACTGTAAATTTCGCCGTCAGTATAGTATTGGGCCGTTTGTTGTAGACTTTTATTGCCCAGAACTGAAACTAGCCATTGAAATAGACGGAGAAAGCCATGATAGCCTTGAAGCCCAAGCCTATGACTTGAATAGACAGCAATATATCGAAGCTTTTGGTATTAGTTTTTTGCGATTCACCAATCAGCAAATTTATGAAAATGCAGAATCTGTAATGATGAGCATTGTCGATCACGTCAATTATTTAAGAAAGAAAATGTCCATGCTCCATCATCAGGCATTAGAAAATGAATGCTAG
- a CDS encoding DUF29 domain-containing protein, whose protein sequence is MLALAKTDYEQDFALWVEQTVAFLKAKDYAAVDWPNLIEEVEGLTRSDRRELENRLITLFEHALKRRYVALPDCYRGWEVTLLRTQYRLKQILDDSPSLRNYFLGIMEKCYQNAAKNIRREYDAILPEVIPFDQEIDKLLNEEFWQLQ, encoded by the coding sequence ATGTTAGCCTTAGCCAAAACTGACTATGAACAAGACTTTGCGCTTTGGGTCGAACAAACAGTTGCCTTCCTCAAGGCCAAAGATTATGCGGCGGTAGATTGGCCAAATTTAATTGAGGAGGTAGAAGGGTTGACTCGTAGTGATAGACGAGAGCTAGAAAATCGTTTAATTACCCTATTTGAACACGCTCTCAAACGTCGTTATGTGGCCTTGCCGGATTGTTATCGAGGTTGGGAAGTCACCCTATTGCGCACTCAATACCGACTAAAGCAAATCCTTGATGATTCCCCTAGTTTACGCAATTACTTTCTAGGAATTATGGAAAAGTGTTATCAAAATGCGGCGAAAAATATACGACGGGAATATGATGCTATTTTGCCGGAGGTCATTCCTTTTGATCAAGAAATTGACAAGTTATTAAACGAAGAATTTTGGCAGTTGCAATGA
- a CDS encoding DUF29 domain-containing protein — translation MLRSPSSLSPPLNLSALYEQDYYAWLQATAKQLKDNQLQGLDRLNLLEEIESMGRSEKNALGSNLQILLMHLLKYRYQPEKRSNSWLLTIFEHRDRIEEALEQSPSLQPYLREIFHKCYAKARQKAALETGLALNTFPAESPFSLDETLDVDFLPETKSG, via the coding sequence ATGCTCCGTTCTCCGTCCTCTCTTTCTCCCCCCCTTAATCTGAGCGCACTCTACGAACAAGATTACTATGCTTGGCTCCAGGCTACAGCGAAACAATTGAAGGACAATCAACTCCAGGGCCTGGATCGGTTAAATTTGCTCGAAGAAATTGAAAGCATGGGACGAAGCGAAAAGAATGCCTTAGGGAGCAACCTACAAATCCTTTTAATGCATCTTCTCAAGTATCGCTATCAACCCGAAAAACGCTCGAATAGCTGGCTATTAACGATTTTTGAGCATCGTGACCGCATCGAAGAGGCCCTAGAACAAAGTCCGAGCCTACAACCCTATCTCAGGGAGATTTTCCATAAATGTTATGCTAAAGCCCGCCAGAAGGCCGCGCTAGAAACGGGTCTGGCCCTCAACACATTTCCCGCCGAGTCTCCCTTTAGTTTAGACGAGACGTTAGATGTTGATTTTTTGCCGGAAACCAAAAGTGGTTAG
- a CDS encoding ABC transporter ATP-binding protein yields the protein MAQSRFRRLLAYLSPHKKALGVGMVALLLANVLGVYIPILIRDSIDDLGANFHLGQLLGVALAIMALASVMWAIRMISRLAIFGIGRQIEYNLKQQIFSHLLKLEPAYFSENTSGDLINRATSDVDNIRRLVGFAVLSLINTIFAYALTLPAMLSIHIPLSLMAIAVYPVMLQIVNLFSGKLRDYQLAVQEELSDLSELIQEDMSGINLIKIYAQEDNERQAFRRQNQKLLQANLKLVQTRNLLFPVIEGLSYISLLLLLAFGTAAIQKGEISIGDFIALIILVERLVFPTALLGFTITAYQRGEVSIDRVEAIFQAQPRIQNVPTVQALARPLLGEITATHLSYRYPGSETWALKDVNFCIEPGEMVAIVGPIGCGKSTLANALPRLLDIAPGQLFLDGVDITQVSLEDLRRAIAFVPQESFLFSTTIENNIRYGVPQLEGDAIAKAAQQAYLDSEIHYFPQQYQTLVGERGISLSGGQRQRTALARALVLEAPVLVLDDALSSVDNQTATHILSYLAQQRQNTVIFISHQLSAAAQADRILVMDQGQIVQSGTHEALLQQPGLYQSLWQQHELEKVLQ from the coding sequence ATGGCCCAATCTCGTTTTCGCCGCCTCTTAGCCTATCTATCCCCCCATAAAAAGGCCCTAGGGGTCGGGATGGTGGCCCTGTTATTGGCCAATGTCCTCGGGGTTTACATCCCAATCTTAATTAGAGATAGCATTGACGACCTCGGGGCCAATTTTCATTTGGGCCAACTGCTCGGCGTGGCCCTGGCTATTATGGCCCTGGCCTCGGTGATGTGGGCCATTCGGATGATTTCCCGGCTAGCGATTTTTGGGATTGGTCGCCAGATAGAGTACAACCTTAAGCAACAGATCTTTAGCCATCTGCTCAAACTAGAGCCGGCCTACTTTAGTGAAAATACCTCGGGCGACCTGATCAATCGGGCCACCAGTGATGTGGATAATATTCGTCGCTTAGTTGGGTTTGCGGTGCTGAGTTTAATTAATACCATTTTTGCCTATGCTCTGACCCTGCCGGCGATGCTCTCCATTCATATTCCCCTCAGTCTGATGGCCATCGCGGTTTATCCGGTGATGCTCCAGATTGTTAACCTGTTTAGCGGCAAACTGCGGGATTACCAGTTGGCAGTTCAGGAAGAACTCTCGGATCTCAGTGAATTGATCCAAGAAGACATGAGCGGCATTAATCTGATTAAAATCTATGCCCAGGAAGACAACGAGCGCCAGGCCTTTCGCCGTCAAAATCAAAAATTGCTCCAGGCCAATCTCAAGCTAGTACAGACTCGTAATTTGTTGTTTCCGGTCATTGAGGGCCTGTCCTACATTAGCTTGCTCCTGCTGCTGGCCTTTGGCACGGCTGCCATTCAAAAGGGAGAAATTAGTATTGGGGATTTTATTGCCCTGATTATTTTAGTGGAGCGTTTGGTCTTCCCCACGGCCCTGCTGGGGTTTACCATTACGGCTTACCAGCGGGGAGAAGTGAGCATCGACCGGGTGGAGGCTATTTTTCAGGCTCAGCCCCGTATTCAGAATGTGCCTACGGTTCAGGCCCTGGCCCGACCCTTGCTGGGGGAAATCACGGCGACTCACCTCAGTTATCGTTATCCGGGTAGCGAAACCTGGGCCTTGAAGGACGTTAATTTTTGCATTGAACCGGGGGAAATGGTGGCCATTGTTGGCCCCATCGGTTGCGGGAAATCGACATTGGCCAATGCCCTACCTCGTCTCTTAGATATTGCCCCCGGCCAATTGTTCTTAGATGGTGTAGATATTACCCAAGTCAGTCTAGAGGATCTCCGCCGAGCCATCGCCTTTGTGCCCCAAGAAAGTTTTTTGTTCAGTACCACGATTGAAAATAATATCCGCTATGGTGTCCCCCAGTTGGAGGGAGACGCCATCGCCAAGGCGGCCCAGCAGGCCTATCTAGACTCAGAGATCCATTATTTTCCTCAGCAGTACCAGACCCTGGTCGGAGAACGAGGCATTTCCCTGTCCGGGGGCCAACGCCAACGCACGGCCCTGGCTCGGGCCTTGGTATTAGAGGCCCCTGTCCTGGTGTTGGATGATGCCCTCTCCAGTGTGGATAATCAAACCGCCACCCATATTTTGAGCTATCTGGCCCAACAGCGTCAGAACACCGTTATTTTTATTTCCCATCAACTGTCCGCCGCCGCCCAGGCTGACCGTATTTTAGTCATGGATCAGGGCCAGATTGTGCAAAGTGGAACCCACGAGGCCCTGTTACAGCAACCGGGTTTGTACCAATCGCTCTGGCAACAGCATGAACTCGAAAAAGTATTGCAGTAG
- a CDS encoding 2Fe-2S iron-sulfur cluster-binding protein — MTITFVKEGKEVVVAQGANLREKALQNGVDLYTLRGKLMNCGGYGQCGTCIVEIVAGMENLSPKTDFEQRVLRKKPDSYRLACQTLVNGPVSVNTKP, encoded by the coding sequence ATGACGATCACGTTTGTCAAAGAAGGAAAGGAGGTAGTTGTTGCCCAGGGGGCCAATCTCCGGGAAAAGGCCCTGCAAAATGGAGTTGACCTCTATACCCTTAGAGGGAAATTAATGAATTGTGGTGGCTATGGCCAGTGCGGGACTTGTATTGTAGAGATCGTGGCGGGCATGGAGAATTTATCCCCCAAAACGGATTTTGAACAGCGCGTCCTTCGCAAAAAACCGGACTCCTATCGCCTGGCCTGTCAGACCCTGGTGAATGGGCCCGTCAGTGTCAACACCAAGCCCTAG
- a CDS encoding TolC family protein, translated as MKSISSQFSLSLSRALLSLGTGLCGVLAMGLISNAQTVPPTNSSSPAQTVPSTNSSSPEAAGVSTLQLPSDRPPNNLNPAGTPLLFPTKPQEVQTNIRQAITLNQAIELALKNNPELQQARIVLEREEAGLTAARAALYPTLSTNFSFSRESSPGIELNNALNQINAQNNPFIVPNVQKETSTNAVGSLQLTYNIYTGGERSAQIEKAEKQVQNSRLQIEVTSEQTRFDVTDRYYALQGADAQVAIAQASVEDAAQSLRDARLLEQAGLGTRFDVLRAEGDLATANEALTRAIADQRNARRRISQLLNVGQQVELTAADEIKEAGNWTIPLENTIVQAYKNRAELEQQLIQVEISDQDRKIALSAIKPRVDFVASYDYQDNFDNAVGVVDGYAFTARVRWDFFDGGRAFAEARRAERQMDIAQSEFTKQRNQIRFDVEESYNNLISTKENIVSTRTNVTRFEEALRLARLRFQAGVGTQTDVINAQRDLANARGRFLQAIIGYNQSLNRLQRSVSNLPNNQLFDIQP; from the coding sequence ATGAAATCAATTTCCTCCCAGTTTTCCCTATCTCTATCTCGTGCATTATTGAGTCTTGGTACTGGCCTCTGTGGCGTCTTAGCGATGGGTCTGATTTCCAATGCCCAGACTGTTCCCCCTACCAATTCGTCTTCCCCTGCCCAGACTGTTCCCTCCACCAATTCGTCCTCTCCAGAGGCGGCTGGCGTTAGCACGCTCCAATTGCCGTCAGACCGCCCCCCCAACAATCTAAACCCGGCTGGAACGCCCCTGCTGTTTCCCACCAAGCCCCAGGAAGTCCAAACCAATATCCGCCAGGCCATTACCCTCAACCAGGCTATTGAACTGGCCCTGAAAAATAATCCGGAACTCCAGCAGGCCCGAATTGTTCTAGAGCGAGAAGAGGCTGGTTTGACCGCCGCTAGGGCCGCCCTCTATCCGACCCTAAGTACTAATTTTTCCTTTAGTCGTGAAAGTAGCCCAGGCATTGAGTTGAATAATGCCCTGAACCAAATCAATGCCCAAAATAACCCCTTCATCGTGCCCAACGTCCAAAAGGAAACTAGTACCAACGCTGTTGGCTCACTGCAATTAACCTACAACATCTACACGGGGGGAGAGCGTAGCGCCCAAATTGAAAAGGCCGAAAAGCAAGTCCAAAATAGCCGGCTACAAATTGAAGTGACCTCGGAACAAACTCGCTTTGATGTGACGGATCGTTACTATGCCCTGCAAGGGGCCGATGCCCAGGTGGCCATTGCCCAGGCCTCGGTGGAAGATGCCGCCCAAAGTTTGCGGGATGCGCGACTCTTGGAACAGGCAGGCTTGGGAACCCGATTTGATGTGCTCCGGGCCGAAGGGGATTTAGCCACCGCTAATGAGGCCCTGACCCGAGCTATTGCTGATCAGCGCAATGCCCGCCGTCGGATTTCTCAACTGCTTAACGTTGGTCAACAGGTAGAATTAACGGCTGCCGATGAGATCAAAGAGGCCGGCAATTGGACGATTCCCCTTGAAAACACCATTGTCCAGGCCTATAAAAATCGGGCTGAACTCGAACAACAGTTGATCCAGGTAGAGATTAGCGACCAAGATCGTAAGATTGCCCTCTCGGCCATTAAACCTCGGGTCGATTTTGTGGCCAGCTACGACTACCAAGACAATTTTGATAACGCCGTCGGCGTCGTCGATGGTTACGCCTTTACTGCCCGAGTACGCTGGGACTTTTTTGATGGTGGCCGGGCCTTTGCCGAAGCTCGTCGGGCCGAACGTCAGATGGACATTGCCCAGAGTGAATTTACCAAACAGCGCAACCAAATCCGCTTCGATGTGGAGGAGTCCTACAACAACCTCATTTCCACCAAGGAAAACATCGTCAGTACCCGCACCAACGTCACCCGTTTTGAAGAGGCCCTGCGCCTGGCTCGGTTACGGTTCCAAGCAGGGGTCGGTACCCAGACAGATGTCATTAATGCCCAGCGGGACTTGGCCAACGCTCGGGGCCGTTTTCTCCAGGCCATCATTGGCTACAACCAATCTCTCAATCGTCTGCAACGCTCGGTGAGCAACCTACCCAATAATCAGTTGTTTGATATTCAGCCCTAA
- the ggt gene encoding gamma-glutamyltransferase yields MAQKTQGVIAAGHPQTAEAGRLILEAGGNAFDAAIAAVLAACVVESTLTSLGGGGFLLAHSQNQENRLFDFFCQTPQRKKAVADLDFGPVDLNFGGAVQTFHIGKASIAVPGLVAGLFTVHQQLGRLPFKVLIEPAVDYARRGFTVNAFNAFTYRLLQPILTHTAEGQAIYAPQGALLEAGETGRCPALANTLEYLAQKGAREFYQGDLAHHLVASLADGGYLTLEDLQTYQVWVRPPLALTYRGHRLLTNPPPSSGGSLIAFALKLLEAVDMTTIRLESVEHLALFSQIMALTNQARNHHYDPAIYQSDIAARFLSEKLLKQYQAHLLGPFPSNKLGSTTHISVLDQEGNAASVTSSNGEGSAHFLPGTGIMLNNMLGEADLNPHGFHQWATGQRLSSMMAPTLLLGEQRPELVLGSGGSNRIRTALWQVISHYLDFGLALPEAVTQSRLHWEDYHLNVEPLKNPEVLEILAFQDGTQVHLWREQNMFFGGVHAVGYPASGILEGVGDPRRAGAVQHCYAPG; encoded by the coding sequence ATGGCGCAAAAAACCCAGGGTGTTATCGCCGCCGGTCATCCCCAAACGGCGGAGGCGGGCCGCTTGATCCTAGAGGCCGGGGGCAATGCCTTTGATGCGGCCATTGCGGCGGTCTTGGCGGCCTGTGTGGTGGAATCGACCCTCACGTCCTTGGGTGGTGGCGGTTTCCTGCTGGCCCATAGTCAAAACCAGGAAAATCGATTGTTTGACTTTTTTTGCCAAACCCCCCAGCGCAAAAAAGCGGTTGCTGACCTAGATTTTGGCCCGGTGGATCTGAATTTTGGCGGTGCGGTGCAGACCTTTCACATTGGCAAAGCGTCCATTGCCGTACCGGGCCTGGTGGCGGGCCTGTTTACGGTGCATCAACAATTGGGCCGACTACCGTTTAAGGTGTTGATTGAACCGGCGGTTGACTACGCCCGGCGCGGATTTACCGTCAATGCCTTTAATGCCTTTACCTATCGACTGCTTCAGCCCATTTTGACCCATACCGCCGAGGGCCAGGCGATCTATGCTCCCCAGGGGGCCTTGCTAGAAGCAGGGGAAACGGGCCGATGTCCAGCCTTGGCCAATACCTTGGAATACTTGGCCCAGAAGGGGGCACGGGAATTTTATCAAGGGGATCTAGCTCATCATTTAGTCGCCAGTTTGGCCGATGGCGGTTATTTAACCCTAGAGGATTTACAAACCTATCAAGTCTGGGTGCGGCCGCCCCTGGCCCTGACCTACCGGGGCCATCGGTTACTGACCAATCCCCCTCCCAGTTCTGGCGGTAGTCTCATCGCCTTTGCTCTCAAGTTGCTGGAAGCGGTGGATATGACCACCATTCGTCTAGAAAGCGTCGAGCATCTGGCCCTGTTTAGCCAGATCATGGCCTTGACCAATCAGGCCCGCAATCATCACTACGACCCCGCCATTTATCAATCGGACATCGCCGCCCGCTTTTTGTCGGAGAAACTCCTAAAGCAGTACCAGGCCCACCTGTTGGGCCCGTTTCCCAGTAATAAGCTCGGTAGTACAACTCATATTAGTGTCCTGGATCAAGAAGGCAATGCCGCCAGTGTCACCAGTTCTAATGGCGAAGGCTCGGCTCATTTTCTACCGGGGACAGGCATCATGCTCAACAATATGCTGGGGGAAGCCGACCTCAATCCCCATGGTTTCCATCAGTGGGCGACGGGCCAACGGTTGTCTTCGATGATGGCCCCTACCCTCCTGTTGGGGGAACAGCGGCCAGAGTTAGTGCTAGGCTCTGGGGGGTCGAATCGCATTCGGACGGCCCTGTGGCAGGTGATTTCCCACTACCTGGACTTTGGTCTGGCCCTGCCCGAAGCCGTTACTCAATCCCGCCTTCATTGGGAGGACTATCATCTAAATGTGGAACCTTTAAAAAATCCAGAAGTCTTAGAAATCCTAGCCTTTCAAGATGGAACTCAAGTGCATCTGTGGCGAGAACAAAATATGTTTTTTGGCGGAGTTCATGCCGTTGGTTACCCCGCCAGCGGGATCCTAGAAGGCGTTGGCGACCCCCGACGTGCTGGTGCGGTTCAGCACTGCTACGCCCCTGGGTAA